The genomic DNA AGCTTCTTCGCTTGTGTGCTCCTGTCGTTCCATTGGTGAGCTTTATGGAAAATGCCATggcaaagcttgaaaggcttgAGGTGCGGTTCAAAATATTGGAGGGCATTTATGGCGTAGAGAACCTTGCAAGACTCGAAGAGATGTATTTGAGATTAAATGACAAAGATGGCGAAGCTATGACCAACCATATAGTAGAAGAGATGAAGAGTGCAGTAAGAGAAGATCCTGCCAATAAGTCCGTGGTCAGGATAATCTTTCATATCACCACGACAGATTAAGACTAATATCAAATTGTTTGGGTCATTTTCTGAGTCATTGCGAGCTTCCCGTGTATCATCATATTGACAGTTATGCATGTTTGAAAAGTCTTTAGTAAATTACTTGCTTCAGGTGTTGCATTTTACTCTCTTTATTTTCAAACTTATTATGTACTTGTTCTAATTAGTGTAAGTGATGAACTTACCAGCCCTTTGTCGCAGGTTTACTTAACACGTATCAGCACTTAAGCTAATATTCAGTTTTTCAAAGGGTTTTGTGAAAATGTGTCTAGAATAATACTCCATCCTCCGTCCCTAAAAGAATAATACTCCATGCCTGTTCCGCTTTTGTTCTTTCTGGTTTGCGGATAGAGAGTAAGAAGGAACATGGGAAGAGCAAACGGGTATGCGTAACCAATGGCAATTGTGGTTAATTACCTTACTACACGAGAAGGTTTGAAACGTTGTATTTTGAGCACACATGAGGAGCTTCACAAAACACTTTATAGCTGGTCCCCTCCACATTTTAAAATCCTTGGAGCTGGTCCGCTAGATCTGTATTTTTCTTTgagctggagttggtggagctaaTGCATATGGTTTGAAGATTTAGGAGTGGAGCAGGATTACCTTGAGTAGAGTGCTACGAAATGTGCCTTTAGTTTGTCCAAGTTTGGAGTCCATTAGATCATTGGTGTCTGCTAAACGAACCCTTGGTTTGGAATTTTCATTCCATCGAATTGATTTGTTAGATATGAGGTACTTCAAGCAATGCTAAAAAAAACCAGATTATCAAAGTACTAGGCTAATTTTTTGATTTTTTCAATATATTTTTAGGTGTTTATTGCTAGATCAAGAAATTATTATTATTTCACTACTTGTTTTGCATGAATCTTTATTTACAGTGTTTTTTCGACTGGTGCTCTTGGTCCTAGGGGTTGTGGCAAATTAGGACAAGTCAAGATAATGCTAAGCTTTTTCACTAAAACAGTGCTCAAAATAAAATTATTCGTATCTACCAGGATGTGCTTTAATGTTTATCTAGTGTGCTTTCTCCCCACCCACAAAGAGTTCTGAGACCAGAGCCTATGCTACCATGCTACTTTGCTACTCTAGGGAAGTCAAGGCACACTAGTTGCATGAAATAAATGTGAAAACCTAAGTGTGGTAAGTAAGGAGATAAGCAAGGATGCAAACTCAGTACAAGGATTTAGAATGTGGTGTCGATGTGCAAATCACCAATCCTCATCCATGTCGGAATTACACTCAAAGATATGTTCCTGGTCAGTGGTCGCCAAGCTTGTTCCAGTCTAGCTAAGAAATAGCCAAACCAGATGAACAATTAGCCACTCCGGCAAGTAGTATTCGCCTCTAGCATCTCTTCAGATCACTTGACGCCATCTTTATTTTGGAGATTGATCTACCATGGATCTGTGTCCCTGCACAAGGGCATTGCCACTTCTTCACACTAAGGTGGAGGGCCGACGATTTGCGGGTGAACCACCCTGCAGGCTCACGACACTGGTGCACACCAAGCTTACTATGTAGTTCAACAATTCGAACTAGCCGCTAGCCCCATGGCTCTCCAAAACACCGAATAGTAGTGTACATAGGAACATCCAGTGTGTATAACGATAACGTACACAACTAGCTGGCAATTTGACTGACCTAAGCTACTTTTCGCCGTACTGAATAGTTCAGTGCACCTTTCTTCGCATTGGGATATCGTGCGCTCTATTTGAACTTGCCACCTCAACAACCAGCTAGTCTGCTAGTGGATCTTCACTGCCCATGCTTTGGCACTACTCTAGTGTTCATCACCGGACCAtcctcgtttcaaaaaaaagaagaagcatagGATCATCCGATGTGTACAAGACATTCTTCAACCACTCAGTATTACTCCGGTAGAAGCATACTGTATGCAATCAAATTTAAACCTGACGTTTATGGCCTAGAATAACTCACAGCTGCCAAAATAATGAGGGGTATAATCGAGTTTTACCTCTTTGCTTAATCTGTCCTAAGAATCCTAGGAGTGTCTGGATTCAGGGACTACAGATGCACTCCTCATATGAAATCAACCCGAGCATTACATAGTATCAAAACCGTACCATCACTCTCACGGGATTAAAATCTTGATGGGAGACTCTCACGGGATTAAAATCTTGATGGGAGATTTTCAAGACATGACGTTAGTAGAAGGGCTATTCAGGATTTGACTGTCCAAGTCTCGTTAATATGCGGCCCTGAGCCCCTGACCCCACATGCCATGTGGCATGGAGGGCCAAATCACTCTCTTGTGTGTTGTGCCCTCTCTCAATCTGAATTAACCCATTTAGAGTTTGGCTGGCCGGAGTCACGACAGACTGCACCCCAGCACTCTCCTGCTGCATGCTGTTACACGTCGTCTGGAGCTGTCATCACATATACATGACATACTGGTATAATCTCTCACGGGTTGTGCAGTTTTCACATCGGCTCGATCTGACGTTTCCCGTGAGCGGGTTGTCTCAGGCTCGCTAGTGCCAGATTATCTGCCAAGCCATAAAGTCAGGTCAACACTTTGCTTAGCAAACTATGAGCattctattttttatttctatagAAAAGGAAATATTATTAATTTTATGAACCATATGTAAGAGTGATTGTGATTCCAGGCACATACTCAAATATGAAGTGGATGTGAGTGCACTCCGTTATGTTCTTCTCATACCACTTCTTCAACTCTGGACAGTCCCGAATACGCAGAAGAGGGTAGCGCTTTTTCTTTTCCTCACATATACTCTGCGGCAAAGATTTGATGCCATGACATTCATGGATGACGAGTTCCTTGATAGAGGTGTCCTGAACCACATGTTCTGGTAGATTGGTCATGCTGGCACAGTGAGAGAAAGACAGTAACTGGAGCGACAATAGGTGGCCCTTCATAATCTCTGGTGAGATGATCTTCTCACTGCAATTCCTGATATGTAAGCTATGCAGAGGCACCTCGCAGCTTTCGATCACCACTTCAGTTACTGGAGCAGATGCGGTGCAAGTGGAACTAATATCATGTTTCCCTCTCTTCTCTGGATACATCATCAATTGGTcgcaatctgaaatcacaagcATCCGGGTCTTAGGTGGGGAATCTCCAAACCTTAACTTGGGACATTTGTTTATCACCAATTCATCTAAGGTGGGGAACACGAAATTGTCACTACTACTGTAGGTATCCAGCTCTTTCAGGTTTATCATACCATCCAGGGTAACATGCATGAGTCGACGGAATGCTGCTTTGCTGCCACCACTCAAGTAGCCAGCGTCGATTCTTGTGACCTTAGCCACCCTTCTAAGAATCAGCCTTTGCAGGTTGGGCAGTACACCAATTGATGGTAAATTGCTGCAACTCGGAATGTCCACCATGGTAACCTCCACAAGATTAGGGAGATGCGAAAATATGCTAGATGTCAACCAAGCAGGGAGGTACTCGCTGCTATAACCATGTAGCTCAAAGTACTGCAAATTTTGCGGTGGCACTAGCTCTGCTAACAAAGCTCCGTCCTTCAAAGATACATCGTTATGGCCTGCACTCCAAACAAGTGCCAACTTCTGGAGCTTTTTTTTCTCCGTCAATCCTATGTTCTGTGCTTCCTCTGTAGATATTACCTTTTCAAGGCGGCTTATCTCCACCTCTTTGCAACTCACATCCTTGAGCTGAGCAAGGTTGCTTCTATTTGCTCCTTTTTCAGTGTGAACAACAAACTGATATCTTTCCAGACCCAGGCAGTTACTCACAACTAGAGACTTCTTTGGACAATTCCTTTCTCCCATCCATTTCTCTATTTTCTTGAGTCTAGAACAGCCCGACAGATTCAGTGTTTGTAGTTGACTGAGCAGACCTAGACTTTCAGGTATATCAAAAAGAAATATGTTATGAGAGAGGTCCAAATGCTCCAGATTATGTAGGCAACTGATACTTTCAATGTATTCAATCCTCTCCTTTTCTGGAAGATAGCAAAATATAGGATTCAGGCACATGGATAAGTTCAAATATCGGAGGTTGATGAGCTCCACCCAGAAATATTTTAGTGCTTTCAGATGGAACCTGTGTTGAGAAAGATAACAGCAAGGGTGTGACAAGTTGAGATGCTGGAGATTGGTAAGGCCATCCACAACACTAGGGATCCCTTCAAGGCAAGAGCAAGAAGATAGATCAAGATGTTCCAACTTTTTAAGAACCCCAAATGATTCGGGCGGCAGGGTTTTCAGCCCAATGCAGCCTGATAGATCAATGTGCACCGCATTTGTGAGATTGCCAAATGAAGCCGGCAGTTCTAAAAGCCCCGAGCAGCCTGATAGATCAATATGCATGGCATTTGTGAGATTGCCAAATGAAGCCGGCAGTTCTAAGAGCCCTGAGCAGCCTGATAGATCAATATGCATGGCATTTGTGAGATTGCCAAATGAAGCCGGCAGTTCTGAGAGTCCAGAGCAGCCTGATAGATCGATATGCATGACATTTGTGAGATTGGAAAATGAAGCTGGCAGTTCTAAAAGCTGAGAGCAGCCTGATAGATCAATATGCCCTAAATTTAATAGATTGCCAAATGAATCTGGTAGATTTACAAGCTCAGAGGATCCTGACAAGTTAAGATACCTAAGCTGCCTTAACTGACAAATAGAATCTGGTAGTTTCTGTAGCCAGCAGTCTCTTAAATCCAAGACACACAGGTATTTGGCAGATGAGAACGAATCATCACTGAACTGCTTATTGCTACATCCATGAAAAAGGGCTGACAATATACCAGATAAATTCTGTTGACTGACGTCAGAATTGGTGAGCCGTGCATATCGATAGCCGTTTTTCTGCATGAAATGTCGGTAACAGGTTTCACCATCCAAAATAATCAATTTTCCCCATGAAGCCCAGCGTGCAATGTCATATATTAAATAGTTCAATGTGAAGTACACTGCACTGCTATCGTCCTGCATGAAAGGTACAAGCTGCATTAGTGTCTCTGATTGTTTGTGTAAATGTCTATTATGAAACGGGTATTCTTATTACATACTGTATAGATTTTGCCATAAATCAGCCAGTACTAGCTATTTATATTTTTTGGCCTCTTCAGATAGATGGGATATAAGAATCTATTGAGGTAAAACAAGTGATCATGGTGTTGAGGGCATCACTAGTTGTAGATAGGTTTGTTTTCCTTATTAATTGTATTACAAAGATGAGGATTTGGGTTTAGAAGCATGGTCATGTGTCTTTAGACTAGTttcttagggtctgtttggatccatCCAGCTAGAGCTATCCATCTAATTTTAGCTTTAGCTTATCCAGACAATCTCAGCTAATCCTCATCTAACAACACTCAGCCAGCCAGCTAACAATTGTCTCCACCTAGCTAATCCTTAGCTCTAGCTGATCCAAACTGGACTTTAGATGGCAATAGCATCAATAGACAAGAAAACTCACTCAGATCAaggaagtaaagacacaaaggCACAATATATCTCTATTTGGTCCGGATCCGGATCTTGGTAGTAGAGGATTCTATGCACCCAAATTTGAGCTTAAGACATCTCGAATGCTCAACACTTGGGTGCATTCAGGTGTGAATCATGTGGCTATGGTACACGAGGGTTGACCTCTAACTCAACACACATATGTGGGTGTACATGTGGACATATGCATCTGTGATTGCATGTTTGCGTCCATGTGCCAGAAAGAATTGGATTAAGCCTTCCTGAATCAAGGCTACCGGTTTCCTTTGTGTACACGCTTTTCTAACTCTGTAGAGTAGTTGCTGTGTATCATGTAATATGGATATATGCACCAGCACATCCGTGCTTACTACAACATGATAATTCTGCACACATAGTGTTAATTAATTGCTTGACTAAAAAGGGTGTGTGTTTAGAGTTGTCATGTTTCcggaaaaaggaaaggaaaagcagcaggaagaggaggCCGAGAAGTACTAAATATGGTGATTGAAGGAACTCACCGAAGGCGGCAGTACTGAATGTTGAAGGAATGACATGCCCAAAAGCATCCCAATATACTTGTCAGCCACCTGCCTGGTAGAGAGCCTATCCGATGGTTCGATAAGCTGGAGAGCAGTCCAGTGGTGAACCAGGTCGTCTTTAAGTATACTGTGGCCTCGTGGAAAGATTGCACAGTAAGCAAAGCATAATCTAAGATTCGGTGGCATGCATTGATAGCTCAGCAAACATAATGAAACAAAGCAGATGCCATATGTGTCCTTCCAGATATTACTGTTGAGCACCGATATGatttcttcacgagtcttggacCGCAGCGTGTACCCAATTACGTGAATTGCTGAAGGAAGACCCATGCACTTGATAGCAATCTTGTGTAGTATCTCCTGAAGCTCCCTTCGAGCCTCCTCAGTTCTAGATGCAAAGCCACATTTCCGATATATCAGTTCCATTGACTCGGTAACACTTAGGGGGGAAGTTTCGTACATATAATCCCAACCATAGCTTATTGTACGCGTGGTTACCATGACAATCACCTTACTGTCATTCTTCCCTGCACCCAGCATACGCTTTAACCCATCCAAGGCAGAGCACACCTTGTCCCATAGGTCGTCCAGAACAATGAGTACCTTTTTACCACCACCAAGTAACACATCAAGGCGCTTCATTATCAACTCCACATCACTTGAGTCCTGATGCTCGCCTTTATTGGACAGTTGAGAAAGGATGCAATTACCTATTTTCTTCAAGTCAAATTCCTGTCCTACATAGACCCAGGCCCGAGCGTAATCTCTGATTATGGTGGTATCACTGAAAACCATTTTTGCAATAGTTGTCTTGCCTAGCCCTGCAACACCGCAGATAGCCAGAACGAAGAGCCCTCTGCTGCTGTCCCTCGCTGCAGATAAGATGTCAGCCATTATCTCCTGTTTTTCTCCTTCCCTTCCCACGATGCATTCTTCTTCATCAACAAAACATTCTGTTCCTGTATGAGCATCATCAACAGATTGCTCATCCCTCCTAAATGCGAAAATCTGAAGGTGTTGCTCTAACAATTCTTCGATGTTTTCCTTCGCCTTATCCATCGTGCTGGCCGTGGTCCACCCTTTTCGTGCCGTTGCAGTTGGGAGGCAGGGGCAGCGCACCGCTGTCACCTAGAAAATCGGCGAACGAAttccggtcagcacaagtatgTGACAGTATGAATAAGTAGCTAGATCTGGATTTCTGCTTAAACCCGCGCTTCTCTAATGCGTGGTGGCAAATCAGGGGATAGTAGGCAGCTAGATCTACTGGCAGTCACATACCGGTGCCCCCTTATTGTTGGCTTGGATCTCGTCGACCATGTCCCAGATGCCGTAGGCGGCGTCCTCGAGACGCATCAGCCACTCCCgcacctcttcctcctcctcctctacggAACGCCTCTCCGCGTCCCCCAGCACCTGCACCATGGTCTCCATCTTCCCCTTCAACTCCTCCAGGTGGCGCCTCAGATCCTCCGGCATCGTGACCGCAGCATCTCCCAGGGCGGTCACCAACTTGTCACGGGCCACCTTGACGACCGCCGAGGCATGCATCGCGCTGATGGTGCGTAGGGACATGGCCACCTTCCTGCTCGATCGGATCCACCGTTCGGCTTCAGCTTGAGttgggagagagaagaagaaaagaaaagggcgtGGTGTAATACTATAACGGTGGAATAGGAAAAGGGCGTGCAATTAGGGCCACCTTACTTATTATTAAGTACTAAACTTGCTTATTTTTCGAGGACTAAAGTTACTTCCCTGTTTTATTGTAGGGACTGAAGAGCAATAAATAATTTGAACAATAACCTCACTACCCTAATCAATGCTGCCCCTGCCCTTTTCCCTCCTTCGAgctgctcctccttcctcccgAACATCACCGCATCCTTTTccctgttcctttcttcttccgcTCGTCCCCTGTCCCCTCCTGCACCGCACCCTGCTTCCTGCACCCCACGCCTCGGGCCACCGCGTCGCCTGGCCCTGACGCCACCGTGCCCTGCCTCGCTGCTCCTCGCTCGTCGCCCGTCACCCGGCCACGCGCTCCACCACCACACCATCGCGCCACTGCTGGCCCACCTACGCCGCGTCCTGCCCACCCTtttgcgcccgccgccgcactACGCGCCCCCGCGCTGCCCGTGCCTAGCCATGCTCGCCTCGTCGCGCACCTCCGCCGTTCCCACTCCTGGCCGcgcttgccgccgccaccgcggtcTGCAGCACTagcaagaaagaagaagagggagggagcagaggggaGATGGAGCCGGGGAAAGAGGACGGCGCCGGACCGTAGCTGCGGGGAAAGAagggtgcagcggcggcggggaaaggAAATGGAGGCAACGGATGGGGACGGGTGGGtgcgggagggagagagggtaACGGACAGACAATTAATGCGGGCAGGGGGTGTCCAGGTGCACTTTAGCCTCCATAAGCAACCTCTTGGTGGCTTATTTGTTTATCCTTAGGGACTAACGTTTAGTCCCAATAAGTAAGGGTGTTTGGAGCTTTAgggactaaaatggactaaagtttagtccctaagAATAAGCAAGTTTAGTCCCTAAGAATAAGCAAGGGATATCCAGCAGCTCTCCATGAATTGAACAGGTCCAGCTAATGAATGCAAGGCTCTGTCTTCTAAGCTACTATAATTATAGTAATAATACTATTATAGTATTATTATAGTAATAATACTATAATTGAACAGGGCAGTAGGTGCATAAATAGATGATCATCAGTACCGCATTAAGAAATGCACGACTCTGTCTTCTAAGCTACTAAAGGTTAGGTGCATCGGGGAAACAATTGTTCATTGTTGATTAAGCTATTTTGTGGCATACTTTACAGTAATCAATTGTTGTAATACAGTATAAAGAGATGCTTTCAAGAATGAAAGGTTTGGATCTTAGGTTGTATGGGCGCCTTAAAAGGAGGACGGAGTAGATGTTAACGTTGTGGCAACATTTTTTAGCAGCTATAttttttcaaatgaaaaaaatgatcaCCTAAACCGCTGTAACTCCTAGTTATTGCCGAGTGAGAACGGCTTCTTCGGGAAAAAGGCAATCGCAGCACCAGAAGGACCTAATTGCTAGTACTGCAATCAATCGAGTCCTAATTGGCTAACTCGGtaagaaaaaaatatagcaaataCAATATTTCATCTACTACAAGTTCTGGCGGAATATTCCTTTTTGATCCGGTAAAAGTGTTAGAAAGTGAAAAAATGGAATGATGTAATGGAATGGGGTTGTATTGGTAGAGGGAGTCTGTACATATTTATATTCTACCAACAGATAAGAAGTAGGCCCTTCAAGATGACTATTCACGAAGGGGCACCCCTTGGGGTGGCAGTTCCTTACTTGGTAATTATCCATTAATTAACTAATTAATTCAATAATTATAATAATTGATCACTAATTATGTGTTTCACAACACTCCCCTTGGTCAATTGCTTGTAAGCTTCACTGTAATCCTTGTTCAATCATCTTATTATATGGGAAAAACTCCTCCAAAAATTCCTATGGAAAAAATATTGAGGAGAAACCAACTTGTATGTCTATATGCCATTAAAACTACTTTAAAACCCAGTGGAAAATATAAGGAGAAAACGATATGGCATATTTTAGATTATTGTCTCATTGCAAACTCATATGAGAAAAACCTTGAAAAGGAAAAACTTATAAGTAGGTTTGGAAATCAATAATATTATGATCCGAGGATCATATTCGAATCACCTTCCCTAAAACCTAATGGGAAAATATGAGAAGGAATTGTATATCTTTTATATCTCCCTAAAAACTCTTGTAGAGAAAATAGAAGATATGACATAATATGTCTTGAATACCACCTTTAAAAATCCCGGTGGGAAAAATAGGTGATATGACTTATATTCTTGTATTGATATTGCCTTATTAAAACCTTTTATGAGAAACTTTTGTGAGAAAAAACTCATATAGGAAAAAGAGTACTTAGGGAGTCTCCCCCTGAGCCTTGCAAAATTTAAGTTGTTACTCATTATTTACCATGAACACCATTCTACGATGTAGTGGTGGATAAGTATATTAGTGATCatattttgcaagatgtttATTCCCTTACTTTGTAAAAATGAGGATAAAACATTTTTGAGCAATATGATATTGCTAGTATGTAACCTTATTTAATCCAAGCAATACAAGTTGCATTATCATTTATGGATAATATTAGTGATTATATGGAATCACATTTTATCATTCATCGAAGTTACACATATACATGTGATGCTTCAGAATGATAGATAAAAGTTACCATTAGGGTCTATTTTGATGACTCACATGAAAACTTTATTATCAATATCAGTCTATGATCTGGCAATATGGGGATTAGTAAGCCAATATCTTGATATCCCACTTTATCATGTCTTGAAATTAATCAAGATCTTTTAATACCATTTAGATA from Setaria italica strain Yugu1 chromosome VII, Setaria_italica_v2.0, whole genome shotgun sequence includes the following:
- the LOC101766016 gene encoding disease resistance protein RGA2, with product MSLRTISAMHASAVVKVARDKLVTALGDAAVTMPEDLRRHLEELKGKMETMVQVLGDAERRSVEEEEEEVREWLMRLEDAAYGIWDMVDEIQANNKGAPVTAVRCPCLPTATARKGWTTASTMDKAKENIEELLEQHLQIFAFRRDEQSVDDAHTGTECFVDEEECIVGREGEKQEIMADILSAARDSSRGLFVLAICGVAGLGKTTIAKMVFSDTTIIRDYARAWVYVGQEFDLKKIGNCILSQLSNKGEHQDSSDVELIMKRLDVLLGGGKKVLIVLDDLWDKVCSALDGLKRMLGAGKNDSKVIVMVTTRTISYGWDYMYETSPLSVTESMELIYRKCGFASRTEEARRELQEILHKIAIKCMGLPSAIHVIGYTLRSKTREEIISVLNSNIWKDTYGICFVSLCLLSYQCMPPNLRLCFAYCAIFPRGHSILKDDLVHHWTALQLIEPSDRLSTRQVADKYIGMLLGMSFLQHSVLPPSDDSSAVYFTLNYLIYDIARWASWGKLIILDGETCYRHFMQKNGYRYARLTNSDVSQQNLSGILSALFHGCSNKQFSDDSFSSAKYLCVLDLRDCWLQKLPDSICQLRQLRYLNLSGSSELVNLPDSFGNLLNLGHIDLSGCSQLLELPASFSNLTNVMHIDLSGCSGLSELPASFGNLTNAMHIDLSGCSGLLELPASFGNLTNAMHIDLSGCSGLLELPASFGNLTNAVHIDLSGCIGLKTLPPESFGVLKKLEHLDLSSCSCLEGIPSVVDGLTNLQHLNLSHPCCYLSQHRFHLKALKYFWVELINLRYLNLSMCLNPIFCYLPEKERIEYIESISCLHNLEHLDLSHNIFLFDIPESLGLLSQLQTLNLSGCSRLKKIEKWMGERNCPKKSLVVSNCLGLERYQFVVHTEKGANRSNLAQLKDVSCKEVEISRLEKVISTEEAQNIGLTEKKKLQKLALVWSAGHNDVSLKDGALLAELVPPQNLQYFELHGYSSEYLPAWLTSSIFSHLPNLVEVTMVDIPSCSNLPSIGVLPNLQRLILRRVAKVTRIDAGYLSGGSKAAFRRLMHVTLDGMINLKELDTYSSSDNFVFPTLDELVINKCPKLRFGDSPPKTRMLVISDCDQLMMYPEKRGKHDISSTCTASAPVTEVVIESCEVPLHSLHIRNCSEKIISPEIMKGHLLSLQLLSFSHCASMTNLPEHVVQDTSIKELVIHECHGIKSLPQSICEEKKKRYPLLRIRDCPELKKWYEKNITECTHIHFIFE